The genomic interval TTGTGCGAAAACTTACTTTCAAATGACAATCAGGTTGTTTGTTTTGACAATTTCTCAACTGGACTAAGAGAAAACATTGAACCTTTTCTTTCGAATGAAAAATTCACTTTAAAAGAAGCAG from Flavobacteriales bacterium carries:
- a CDS encoding GDP-mannose 4,6-dehydratase, whose product is MDKVSYKRIKNQRVLVTGGAGFIGSNLCENLLSNDNQVVCFDNFSTGLRENIEPFLSNEKFTLKEA